A window from Etheostoma spectabile isolate EspeVRDwgs_2016 unplaced genomic scaffold, UIUC_Espe_1.0 scaffold00018502, whole genome shotgun sequence encodes these proteins:
- the LOC116680918 gene encoding LOW QUALITY PROTEIN: WD repeat-containing protein on Y chromosome-like (The sequence of the model RefSeq protein was modified relative to this genomic sequence to represent the inferred CDS: inserted 2 bases in 1 codon) gives MHVTDMVYISELKQLAISTSDRELIFYRCNEFPKLFSTSHSLIVEDNIVNTMNYWSKGTKAVFSFGVVKGFLSVFVSYNICENGLFFNGAYEKISLRDYPTXFVSTLLKKPSKNFLCVKVNIFNDICSQIRYFPSLRSFAICGSSSKTMVLASLPKTSTTKMSTTVFKSRGHVDFFTCVEYSTSSGYLLTGGTDALLRTWFPHKTVSCIQELKGHAKPITHIMLNPKEKVFVSLSLDHHICVWSEDAMICLQSFKIKEMMQSPISSVCYNTHNNELVLANTDIGKYLGRGTDVFKNALTSHDKPLCCALYHNIFKQVVSVCQNGVVTVWDILTGTAAMQFKVTPDQYVGHVAISFDGLKRRLITISQDGKLKIWNFNNGTELAILPVTVQREVTGIVCVDNRVFVSGKNSKIIYDLDIHGYDNRFLKHDYLDDICSMDVHGNALVTASSNGNIVIWEAASGEVLYWLNGSNSPRTNMADKTTQGQTGSLLGDKSPKHVRGTGKKPLHSKSLNGNDTDVINTPLIICLKTREVKVDTATLLTSADGNIYAWSVISKGGLIGKFRAVKDEGAVITTMSTDPSDQILLTGDSTGKIYQWDIKAFGFKKQANNEPFEDINGWCVVIVSTSSVALLAISHHRGGECSV, from the exons ATGCACGTTACTGACATGGTCTACATCAGTGAACTCAAACAACTGGCTATCTCCACTTCTGACAGGGAACTAATATTCTATCGCTGCAATGAATTCCCTAAGTTGTTTTCAACCAGCCACTCTTTAATAGTAGAGGACAACATAGTGAATACCATGAACTACTGGTCCAAAGGCACTAAAGCAGTGTTTTCCTTTGGCGTTGTAAAaggttttttgtctgtgtttgtctcctaCAACATATGTGAAAACGGCCTCTTCTTCAACGGTGCATATGAGAAAATCTCTCTGCGGGATTATCCAAC GTTTGTTTCAACCCTGTTAAAAAAACCCTCTAAAAACTTTCTATGTGTGAAGGTCAACATCTTTAATGACATTTGCAGTCAGATCCGATATTTTCCATCACTTAGGTCGTTTGCTATCTGCGGTAGTTCATCCAAGACAATGGTCCTTGCTTCTCTACCCAAGACATCCACAACCAAAATGTCTACAACAGTCTTTAAGAGCAGAGGACATGTGGACTTCTTCACCTGTGTAGAATATTCCACTTCCTCTGGGTATCTGCTGACCGGTGGGACGGACGCCCTACTGAGGACGTGGTTTCCCCACAAAACAGTGTCATGCATCCAGGAATTAAAGGGACATGCCAAACCCATCACCCATATAATGTTAAATCCCAAGGAAAAAGTTTTTGTTAGTTTATCGCTGGACCACCACATATGTGTTTGGTCAGAGGATGCAATGATCTGTTTGCAAAGTTTCAAGATAAAAGAAATGATGCAGAGTCCTATCTCCAGTGtgtgttacaacacacacaacaatgagTTAGTCCTAGCTAACACAGATATTGGCAAATATCTTGGAAGAGGAACGgatgtgtttaaaaatgcattaacatCGCATGACAAGCCCCTGTGCTGTGCTCTCTAtcacaacattttcaaacaggTTGTCTCTGTTTGCCAAAATGGCGTGGTGACAGTGTGGGATATCTTAACAGGAACGGCCGCCATGCAGTTCAAGGTGACTCCAGATCAGTACGTGGGGCATGTTGCTATTTCATTTGATGGACTAAAGCGCAGACTGATCACAATTTCCCAGGATGGAAAACTTAAAATTTGGAACTTCAACAATGGAACAGAGCTTGCCATTCTTCCTGTTACCGTACAAAGGGAGGTGACAGGTATCGTCTGTGTAGACAATAGGGTGTTTGTGTCGGGAAAGAACTCCAAGATCATTTATGACCTGGACATACACGGATATGACAACAGATTTTTGAAGCATGATTATTTAGATGACATTTGCTCAATGGATGTCCATGGAAACGCACTGGTTACTGCCTCCAGCAATGGAAATATTGTCATCTGGGAGGCCGCCAGTGGCGAAGTTCTCTACTGGCTCAATGGCAGCAACAGCCCTCGAACAAACATGGCAGACAAAACCACTCAGGGCCAGACAGGGAGTCTGCTTGGTGACAAGAGTCCAAAGCACGTCAGAGGCACTGGGAAAAAACCTCTACATAGTAAATCCCTAAATGGGAACGACACTGATGTGATTAACACACCTCTTATCATATGTCTGAAGACCAGGGAGGTTAAAGTTGACACAGCCACACTGCTGACGTCTGCAGATGGCAACATATATGCCTGGTCTGTTATTAGCAAGGGAGGATTGATTGGAAAGTTCAGGGCAGTGAAGGATGAAGGTGCAGTCATTACCACCATGTCAACTGATCCCAGTGACCAGATATTACTGACCGGGGATAGTACCGGAAAGATTTATCAGTGGGACATTAAGgcttttgggtttaaaaaacaggcaaacaacgaGCCATTTGAGGATATAAATGGGTGGTGTGTTGTCATTGTGTCCACGTCTTCTGTTGCACTCCTGGCAATCTCACATCACAGGGGTGGTGAGTGTTCAGTGTAA